In Choloepus didactylus isolate mChoDid1 chromosome 18, mChoDid1.pri, whole genome shotgun sequence, the genomic stretch GGAAGGGTGGGAGTTGTTTTCTAAACTCACAGAAGTATCCTGAGGTCCTTGAAGAGTAGGAAGGTCAGAAAAGAGTCACACCAGGGATAGAGATGGTTAATcaatattataattaaaaaaaaaaatctaaatctacatgtatatatatgcagaaataaaagatagaaggaacTAAACACAGGTACTAAGAGCAGTTATATCTATCATTAAAGCCGAatctcctctctccctttcttcttcaggctttttctttttacacaggATGAAAGCAACAAAGCTGTCTTCAGTTTGCAATCAAGGCGCACCGTCACCTGCATCATCACCAGGACTGAGGCCTGGGCTCCTGCTCCCCACTGGGGCAGTAAGGCTGAAGACGCCCCTCTCTGGGAAATCAGGCAGAGCCAAGATAGGATTCCCTGAGCTGCccccccattcccctcctctgCGGTCACCATCCCTGGGCCCAGTGTTAGTCTCCAGGAGGTGGGGAACTATGAAATAGCCGCCTGCCGGCACCGAGGGCAGGGCATTACGAACTGCGGGGGAAAGACGGGGCACCCTTTAAAATAGCTATGTGTTAACACTCATGAATGAATATATACCCGCCGAGTGTAACGAGATCCATAAAGAGGGTGAGTAGCAGAATGAATGGTCACGGGAGGGGTGATAATAAAGGGAGAGCTCATTGGCAGTAACTGCTCGGAGCTGAGGGAGGCAGGCCAGGGCTCCTGGTGCAGGCGGCTCCAGCCACGAAGCGGAATGGCAGGTGTAGGGGAGCCAGTCAGTCAGGATGTCTTGGCGATGCAGCTCCCAGAGAACAGCACGGGCCCAATCCCCACCAGTTCCTTCTGGCTCCTCGGAAGCGCAGGCTCAAGGGGGGCTCTGTAGGCCAGTGGGtggaggagagggcagggaggaaggagaaaagtgaggttctgtcccagggcttccctcccccatcccatctCCGGCTCTCCTCAGGTTCCCTGAGATGCTTGGAAGTACTTCAGGCTCTCCTTTCACCAGGGTGTTGGCCCACCCCATCCCTCCTATGTCCCATCTTTCTTGACACTCTGGGGCCCAGACCCTCCCTGTCCCCAATGCCAGTCACCTGGGATTGCAAGGGGCCAGCTGGCCTCTTCAAGGTGGAGCTGGGAAGACGGGCGATGCGGCTGTGGCCCCGGGCAACTCTTCGTGAgcgggaaactgaggcactgagggaggggaggaaggagggaaggtgggaaggttacagccatgggggaggggaggccggGAGCTAGACACTAAGCCCGGAGAGTAGGGAGGGTCTAAGCACCGAGGAGAGCTTCCGAGGGGGTGTGTgtgtaggtgggtgggtggggggactGGATCCACTGGATTAACCAACAAACCCTGAATGTCTCCCTCATGGACAGGGGCCTTTAACCAAGGCAAGGAGGTTCCTTTCACCTCTAGGATGAGCCTGAGTTAGAGAACTCCTGCCCGGGAGCCCTCGACCACTTGTTCTCCAGGGTCAGGGGCACGTGCAGGTGGTGAGCCAGGCGCCCACTGTCCTGGTGCAagcccttcctctcctcttctctccaacctcttctctcccccacccctcctggaCCTCACCTCCCAATGCGCCTCTTCTTGCAGGCAGAGATCCCAGGGAGGAAAGATGCTGGCTGGGGGCCCTTCATGGTGAACAGAAGCATGGGTCCcctgggggagggtgggaggtgaAGGGAGGCAAATCAGGAGGGAACCAGAAAACGGTGCCGGCCCtttccttcccccagcccccacccggGGGGCTGAGAGCTTGGACAAGATGACCTCTGAGGCTTCTGCCTCCTAAGAGGTGGACTCCTCTCCCTGCCCACTCATCCCGGGCTGACAGCTGAGTGACAGGCCTGTGCAGGGAGAATGTCCAGATGTCAGTTTCTGGTATGTCCGGGGAACTGGAGTTCAAACTATTTCACCCTTCCACCTGCCCAGCTCTGAGCTTGTTACTGAGAGGTGGtgcaggggctgtgggaggggccggggtgggggtgggcagcctGCTGGCCCCCACCGCACAAATCCTGGTTAGTCTGCCACTTGTTCCTGGCCTTGGACTGTCCTGAACTGGTTGCTGTGGCCCTACCCCCTGCCCTCTGGGTTGAAAGTGACTACCTCACTGAAAAATACCTCTGCAGAGTTTTCTGAGGCCCCCTTCCCATGGGCTGGAGGGTGGAATCTGATGGTAGAGGTGGCGGAAACTGGCAGTTCCCAGTGGGACACAACTCAGGCCAGCCCACAGGGGACACAGGAGTAGATAAGGTTGGGCTCCCCTCATTAATTACTGCTCCCTGCTGACTCTTGCCAAGTTGGGGTCCTATTAGGTACACACAGACACCCCACAAGCCTGCACAGAGCTGGGAGCTTTGAAGCAGGGACAGACAGAGGCAGCGCCTCCATGGGAGCTGGGCATTCTGCTCTCCTGGGGTGCAAAGATGATCAGGACCAAAGGGAGACAGAGCACAGCTTTCCCGGCTCTGGGAGTCAGGCTGTCTTCCACTCCTTTTGGCAGCACCGTCTGTGGCTGACCCTTGACCCCTGCTGGGAGGGCTGGAGGGGAGACCCACCTGGGGAATAAGGGCTGGTCCAGCCTGTTCAGCTCCTGGGGGGCGTTCTCCCAGTCAATGCGTTCATGGAAACCCAGCTTTGAGGGAGGCTCTTCGGAGAGGTCAAAGGTGGCATTGAGGTCCCGAGCAGGCAAGGCCAGAGGGGTGGAGCAGTTCTGCATGGCGGAAGGGCCCAAGGGCACCTGGCTTTTGATGACGGTGACAGGGCAGAAGcgaggggaatggcagagggagGGGGTCCTTCCTCCCTGGGGGGTGCTGGGCCCCATCGAAGGCTGGGCCTCAGGCAGGGACCCCCTCTCCAGACAGGGCAGGAAGGACTGGCGCTGGTGCTTAGTCACTGGCTTCGGGGCCGGTGGATGGTCTGGCCGTGAGGGGCTcagtctcctcctcctcttctttgccGTGGGTCCCCGGGATGCCTGGGCTACGGTGCGATCAGGCCTGGGTGGGATCCCCAGAGTGGGCATGAGGTCACTCCATTGCTTTGCCATGGTCCGGGTCACGGGGCCAGAGTATCCTGGAGACTCTGGGCACAGAGAAGGGGAGATCAGGAACTGGCCAGAAGGAAGAAGAATTTGTAGAATTTGGGGAGCAAGGTGCTAGAGACACGAAGGAACCCCTGACTTCTCAGGTCTGCCCCAGCTCCTGGGGCCTCGCAATGTGCAGAAGCCCTCGTTCCCACGGGTCCAGTCTCCCTATCTGAGCACCAAGCCAGCCTCCCTCAGCCCCATCTGGGCCTTGGCGTCAGCACCTTCAGCCAGAGGCAGAGCAGAGATGAACTCACTTGACTCTGGACACAGCTCCGGGGCTGGAGGTGCCCTGCTGGCCGGGCCGGGAGCCTCAGAGGCCTCTGCCTCGGGCTCAGTTTTTCCCTCTCGCACCAGCTGCTGCAGGGCCTCAAACTCGGTGATCATGTCAGGGGTCAGGAGGTTGGCTGCCTGGAGCAGGGAGTACTGCCGCTGGGCCAGGCACAGCACCTTCAGGGCCAACCTGGAACAGAGGGAAGGGAAACCCCACCCCTATTCAGACCCATGCTCCCAGCCCCACGGCTCCAGAGGTGGACAGGAGCACGCGGCCTGGTCCTCTGGCTCCCTCCTGCCTGGCCTCACCACCGTCCCAGCCCTGGCTCCTGCTCCGCCATACACTTGCCAAAGGCCAAGGCTGGTGGAGACAGCCACAGGTAATGGGGAAGCTTCTCCCGATAAACATGCTACACGACAAAGACGGTGACCGGGAAGTTGGGAGAGGGCGCTACATGGCCTTGGACTCAGAAGGTCTGTGTTTCCTCAGCCCTGCCACATTCTAGCACTGCGCTTAAGTAAGTTCATTTACCTGAGGGCCAATGTACGGTGGCCATGTACGGTGGCCCTTAAGAGCCTATATTCAAATCCCTGCTAGTTGTGTGATCTGGGATGCCTTGCTTAGCCTCAGTCTCTACGtccttaaaatgggaataataaatgcACCTACCTCATGGGCTTGTTGGGAAGAGTAAATGAGTTACTTTCCATGTAGAGTGTgtaaacagtgcctggcagacaGTAAGCACTATAAGGTTAGCTAAATATTGTTTTCTGTCAAATGGAAATAATACCATCTACCTCATTAGGATAAgaggaaattaaataagatagGCTGTTTATCTTGGTTCTGAGAAGACCCTTAAAAAATGCTCTCAGtctatgtttgttttttccatttaatagTTGAGATCCGGAAAAAGTATGTGTGAATCAACACATATTTCACATGCACTGGGGGCCTATTTAAAGGAAATTATGAGGGTAATGTGATTACTGATGCTGTAAATTTAGATTCTAATAAAGCAAATTTTCTTTCTGTAAGGCACAActacaataaaataaacacaatgatGTCGTTGGGGATTATTCATGGGGATTAACAAATAATTTATCTTCTGGTAACTCTACCTGCCTGGACATTCCTGAAGCCCTCCACTGCCCTCTGTCAGCGTGTGCTCAGAGAAcccaaactcattttataaagtatCTCAAGGCCTTTTTGAAGGAAGACAGGATACACATTAAAAAGAACACAATGAAAACTCATTCTTTATCCACCTGAGCTACATGTTATAAGATTAGACTACTGAGGAAAATGGGTATTGGGGGGAAAGCACCGGCCTGGATGTTGGATGATCTGGGTCTGGCCCAGCCctttctgtgtgaccttgggcaaatgccTCAGTATCCCCATCTGACAAATGCTGAGTTGGTCCAAGTCAGAGGTTGCCAAATTAAGTTTCAAGAAACCCATCAGAGGACACTGCAAAACAGAGCAGCCCTGCTTTGTCTGTGCTACACATTAGATTTCAGCCTaagatttcatttgaagaaaGGACTTGGCAGctcaaaaaatttttgaaaagccaCTGACCTGGAAAATCTAAGCTCTACTCAGTGCCCTCGTGGTCTAAGATTCTAAATTATAAAGCCAAAGAAAAATTATTGTCGATTATCTGGTTGTTAAGAGTGTTTCCAAATACGGAAATGATCTAGAATGTTTTGCAACCCTTGGTTCTTGGCTAGCGATTTCTGTCACATTTTATTTGTACTTTAGCCTCGAGAAGTGGGGAGAATAATAAGCCAAGCTTGAAGCAACTTGCCAGAGACCACAAAACCACACTGAGGCAAAGCAGAAATGAGAACCCTGGTGTCCCATCTCCTCACAATAGGGGACACCAAGCACAGACCCTGACTCATTATTGGAAGTCTGTGGGTGAACCTTGGGGAGCAAAGGGCCATCCCCCCAGTGcacccttccctgcctctccaGGGCCCCGAGGAGTCGGCAGCCAGCGGGAGACAGATAATGAGCTGCTGATTATTCAGGCTGCAGCATTTTTGCTGAGTCGGGAACAGACACTCCccaacaagaaataaaattaaacaggCCCTTCTGTCCAGAAGCTTTAAATACACTGCCTGGTGTGAAGCATGCTGGGGAGGGAGGAGTGGAGTTGGCAGCAGCAACGCTGAGTGGCAGGGGATTTATGTGCTGGGAGCCAAGGAAAAAATACTAGCAGCATCTCTCTATTAAGCCCGGAAAGAATGACCTCCCCCCCCCATCCGTTTCTCTTTGGCTTTGCATGGTGGTTTGTATTTACTTCTGAGAAAAAAATAGCCACAGTAAATGTGTTGAAGACCCGTGACAAACACCTGACTCAGGAAGGCTGTCCCTTCCCCATCCTGACGCTCAACTTCTCTTGGCTGAGGACAGCTTTGCCCTCAGACCGGACAGAAAAGCACAAGCCCAAGCAGCCCAGCTCGAACTCGGTGCTCGCCATCTGTCTGGATGGAATTTTGCTCCTCTCTCCTGTTGGGCTGCCAACTTCATGGAGGGGGAAGTAGAGATGCTGGTAAGTCAACAGAGTAGGTGATAATACCAAGGAGTTGAAAGCAGGAGAGGGGCAGCGTTGACGAGAAAAGCCTGGACTCTTCACCAGAGCAGAACCAGAGCTTCAGCAACCACGCTTCGCGCCAACCGGTCCCACCCCCGGAAGGGCGGAGGGGTCCATGACCCAGTGCCTCCCGCCTTGGACCCCGTTGCCGAACAAGAAAACACCTACTTGCTGAGAGCGGTCCCTGCCCAGCTCCTGTGGGGAGAGGCTGCCCATGGCTGGCTTGGGCTGGAGGGTGGGGCCAGAGGCCCCTGCAGGTGGGTGTCTGAGGTTCTGCTCTGGCACCTGCATTGgaacctgaagagaaaggaggaaccACAGGTCAAGGGCCCAGGATGCTTCCCTCCCTTGACTTAAGCTGCTCCTAGGATCTTTCCCACCTCCAAGAAGGCTTCCTAGGAGAACCAGGGCCTGGCagaggcttgctttctcccatctcctcccctccctgcctgctCCCCGGTAACACACAGGGCTCCTCCCTTCTAAACACACGAGGACCAGAGAGAATATTTCTCCTTCCAGCACAAGATCTGACAGCCTCCTAATGACTACAAAGGAAGACATCGGGGTGGAGAACCCAGGCTTGAAGGGACTCTGAGTTTGGGGTGGGGCATTTCTCCAATATTCTACCAGCTCTAAGCCTTCCCACTGCCCCAGGCCTCACAGCCTGAGTCCTACCTCCTCAGCTGGGCCTTCAGCCTTGTCCTTCGGGGGCTGCTCCCAGGCTGGGCACTTCTCTTCCACAACCTTCTCCACCTGGGCCTCTGCCCCCAGGCTCTCCTCTAGGACCCCAGACCCTGGGTGGAACTCTGGTGTGCAGGGCTGGCTGGCAAGGTGGAGGGGAAACGAGGGAGTTTGAAAGGCAGGATGTGAGGGCAGGGTGGGATCTCTGTGGCACCCAGGTGAAACAGAGCCCGAGGGATGCTTGCTTGGGTAACACATGGGCAGTAGCTGATGGTCCAGGGATTTTCTGGTTTAGGAAACAGTGACACCCCACCCCTAACTTCACCTTCTGTTGAATGACAGACACCGCTTAGGTGTGCTGGGGTGTCATTTGCTTAGTTGTCACAGACAGATCACATGCTAGGAGACGATTGGTGTGCTGGGCACTGAGTGGGAACCCCAAACCCTAGGTATAGGAACAGAAGTGAGGAGTCCTAGACCTCCAGAAGCTGGAGAAGGGGGACTGGCTCCCATCCGGGCCGAGCTGAAGGGTGGAGGCAAGTATGGGCAGTAGAACTCACTGTGGTTGTTGGAAGGCCCGATTTGGGGGATTGTGGGAGGGCCTGTTGTGGTGGCCGGGGCTCCTGCCTCGTACACTTGGAGCTTCTCCCTCAGGGGCAGCCacctggaaaggaagaaagtccAGCCCCTCAGAGCCCTGGCTGGGCGCAGGAGCCGAGAGGAGGGCGGGGGGTTTTCCCGATGCTCTGTTTCTCGCTCCCCGCTCCCCAGCCCAGTCCCCAAGCGGGTTCCTCACCCCTCGGCCTGGAGCTGCTTGGCAGATGGTGGCGTACTGGCTGATGTGACAGTCCATGGCTGAGCACGTTGCCTCTTCAGCTGAGAGGGGGGCACAGGGGAGACCTGTTTGTTCATTCAGAGCCACTGCTATCAAGCACCTCTGATGGCGGGCATGGCGACAGGGTGCCTTCCTTCCCCACCCAAGGCCTCAGCAACCCTTGCCAGTGGGGAAACAGGAGACCTGAGGACCACAGCCAGAGGACAGAATGGGCTGTGGAACCCCAAACCCCAGTCCTCCCTGACCAATAAGTTCTTGCCAGGCCAGGGGCTTTTCAGCATGGTCCCTGGAGGAGGCGGGGAAGAGGCCAAGCAGCTGAGCAGAACCTGGAGCAACCGtgcttttgtctgttttgtaTATTGGTGTATATGTTGttttctcaaagtatggtcctgCTGCTGAAAACAAATCTGAAAAAAGCCACTAGACACCATCAGGCGGCCCCTCCTGTTGTCTCTTTCTTGAGATAATTCTGTCTCAGTCATCCCTGGGATATATTTTACTCTTACTTGTGGAGACTGGGCTGCCTGTCCCCCAACCAGAGGCTTCCCAAGGATGGGGACTGTGACACTCCGATCACAGAGAATTTCCCTGAAGAAAGAGGCGAGGTGATCTCTTTCCTCTGCCTTGAAGGACACTGGTCCAGGTATCTGAGGAAGCCATCTGGGTCCTGTCCCTTCCTCCTGCCTGGCTGGgggctccccacccccaagctgATGTCCCCAGCTAGCACACACCGAGAGTCTGATCTCCTTGGCCCGGTCAGCATACTTGAGGGTGTTGTAGGTGTCCTCGTAGGCCAGGCTGGACGGGCTGACGGCTGCGACCATCACTGTGCGGCAGTTGCCCCCAAGGGAGTCCTTGAGCAGACGGGTCAGCTTGCTGTCCCGGTAGGGCACGTGAGACTTGCGGCCCTGGGGGCAGTGGGCGGTGGTGGGGTGAGGTTGCTGGACCAGGTGGGGCCCAGGCCAGGACCTGGCAGCCTTGGCCCAGGGCTGGAGGGAGGACCCTGGGTTTGGAGCACTgagtctctctccttccctcctccctcctctcccagggAGGCCTCTGGGTCTGCGCAGCTTTACCTTTGCATCTGCCAAGGCGTTGAGGACGTTGATGAGGGCCAGCAGAGAGCGGTTGATGTTGGCACCCTCCCGCAGCCGCTCCCCCTTTGCGTGGGTGCTGGACGCCCGCTCCGAGCCAGCCAGGTCAATCAGGCTCATCTTGGCCACCTGAAGGGCCTGGGTCAGTCCTGGAACCCGGTCCTGCTGCTTAACAAAGATCTGGGGAGGGGACAGCAGGAgtgagggctgggctgggggatcAGGAGGCCCCGGCTCCTGGCTCCAACCCATGGCCCTCTCACCTGGAAAATGGCATGGGAACGGGAGGAAGTCGCGTTGGCATCTGTGGGGTGCTGGGTGCGGTTCCGGTTCCCCCTCGTCAGCATTTCCAGCAGCTGCTCAGCTGAGGTTGGCTACAGAGGAGATGCCCAGGAAAGGGGTTGTGGTCTTCCCAATGAGGACCTTGCCCCTACCAGGAAGGGCCACTCTTTGGAGCCAATGTCACCCCTTTGCTACTGCCACTGCCACCACTACCACAGGACCCAGGGCCTTCCCAAACTGCCCTACGGGGGAACCCTAGACATGGGGCTGCCCATCCCACCCCAGGCCAACCCCACACCTGGTGGAAGGAAAGTCCTTGCACCACCACCCCCCTGTCGGGGTCCTCACGGATGGCAAGGGGTCCCTTGGGCTCCAGGAGGTCATGGATCTGCTCATTGTACACCTgaggaggaaggaagcaaggaaggggcCTGAAGGGAGAGGGGCACGTCAGGAAAACCTCTCTCCCTAGAGGACCGGTGGAGGGCTGagtggctgggcagggggagcATGACTACACTGGTGCAAATCCGTGCCACACCATGAGTGGCACTCTGCAGGATGCCAGTAAGTGAACAAGAGCAGGGCAGGGGGCTTCAGTTCTCATGCAGTCCCTTGCCGAGCTGCGCCAATGCCCCCGAGCCTCTCACTTGGCCTCAACCCACCCACTTGCTACCACCCTCTCCCCAACctgttctccccaccccacccctccacaaATGGCTgggaaggtgggggagggggcagccctACCTCCTGGTAGCTGATGAGCACCTCGAATCGCTTCTCCTCCTGGCAGGCCTCGAGACGCCTGTACAGCTCCATGGGTGGTCAGGTTACATGATGCCGGGTGTCGCCCTCCCTTCCCAGCATGGTGGTGTGTCTTCTCCGGCCCCGGTGGCCCCGTAGGCGGAACACTGCAGAGGCCAAAGCAGGCAGTAGAGTAGATCCACCTTCTCTAGGGTCTCCCCCAGTGCATTTCCCACCAGCtcacctcttccttccttcccaagcCCCGTTCCTTTGCTTTCCCTGTCCACCGTCTCACTGCCTCCACCCACTCACATCCCCCCCACTGCCGTGCTTGAGTTCTCCATACATCTGTCCCGGCTCCCCTCATAGTCCTGTGGACTCGAGGGCAGAGGGGGTTCTGCTGTGGGTGGGGGCTTATCCCCTCTCAGGGAAGCCTTCTCCAGTCTAGCCCACTTACCCCGGTTGCTAACCACACACTTGTTGGTGTGGTTTGGTGCTCACTGTCTCCCCCCTCTAGACTGTAAgcaccatgagggcagggaccatgtctgtctGGGTCACTGCTGTCATCTCGGGGCCCGATGGAGTGCCTTGCCCACAGGAGAAGAACGACGGGGAACCCACAGAGAATGGGAGCCCAGAGCCTTCTCAACAAGTCGTGTCCGTGTCAGAAGACACTCAAAAGCCTTAAAAGGAAGCAGGGAAGCAAGGCTGCTACCTGCCAACCAGGGATCTCCACCCCCCCATTGCCCACCTGCTCACCTGAGCAGTTGTAGCCCTGCAGGAAGCTGTCCAGGATCCTGCAGGTAGTGTGCTGGAACACATCCTGCTGTGTGGCAGCCTCGCCGAAGACCCGGTCAAAGACAAACTTCAGGTCTTTGCCCTTCTTCTTGGGGCCATCATGGGTGCTGCCCCACTTCAGGCCAGGGAACCCCACATCGGGCTCCTCAGGGTCGAACACCAGCACCCGCTCATCCACCACCTGAACCACAGGGCGCCGTTGACTCTCCAACTCCCGCGGGGTGGGGGGCCGCACACGCACCACCACCtgcaccacactgtcctccaccGCGATCACCATGGCAACACCTGGCCAGAGACACAATGGATGAGGACCAAGCTGATCCAGGGCTGACCAGGTGCCCCCTCAGCCTGCACCCCAGGGCTCCCTCCCCAACAGCTGATCTCTGTTTATATCTTAAGAGAAACAGCACAGTGTGGAACCCAGGCTGGAATCAGAAAACCTATGTCCATCGTTGACCCGCTGTGTGATCTCGGGCAAGTGATGCCTTCCCTCCAGGTCTGTTTCTTCACTTAATGGATAAGGATAACAGCACCCAAAGTATCGGATTGCTCTAAGGACGGAGCATATATTGCTAAGTGGTAGCAAAACTTTGTTTCTCTTGAGTCACTGACAGCAATTGCATAGGATGTTCTAGCTTGcagatttgtgtttttaaaaaaaaaaacaactatggtGACGTGAAAGTtgccatttttatcatttttaagtgtacaaatcAGTGTCATTAATCACACtttcaatgttgtgctaccatcgcctccatccattaccaaaactgttccatcaccccaagcagaaacatTGGaactattaagcaataactcatTTCCTCTCACCCTAGCTCCTGTAACCTcaaatctacttcctgtctctaagaatttgcttattctagatatttcatataaatagaatcatacaatatttgtcctttgggtctggcttatttcacttagcataatgtttttaagatttgtCCATGTTGTAGCCTATATCAGaagttcctttttatggctgaataatattccattgtgtggatttaccatgttttgtttctccattcatctatcgatggacacttggacttgggttgtttccacagcttgacagttgtgaataatgccacatgaacactggtatacaagtatctgcctgagtccctgctttcaattcttttgggaatatacctaggagtggaattgctgggtcatatggtaattctacgtttaactttgagaaaatgccaaactgaCTTGTGTTCTTTTTTATCCTTTGTTCTATCCCCCCATTCCAATTTATCTTTCTCCTGAATCTGGAATTTAATTACTTTTtccaaaattgtatttttaattgtatcctgaatactgaatatatttttcttgtaaaaatttcaaacaataaaGTGAAAGTTCCCCTTATCCACCCTCAATGCCAGGTCTTTCCCCGAGGTCATCACGCTCGATAAATTATGAGTCTCCTTCCAGATCTCTCTCCATGTAtctacacacatatatttgtacaccTGGAACTACAGAGTTTTGGTTTTCGAATTTTACATAATTGGTATCACTGTACATATTGTTCTCCaacttgctctttttttaatGGAACCTTAATGAGATATagtgacataccatacaatcatccaaagtgtacagttattcacagtatcattatagttttgcattcatcaccacaatcaatctttgaacattttcattactccaaaaaataagaataaaaattaaagtaaaaaagaacctccaaaacatcccatacccctcctcaccccctattgttcatttactttttttagtacagttttgttgagatatattcacacaccctacaatcatccacagtgttcaatcagttactcacagcaccatcatacagttgtgtcttcatcaccagaatcaatttttgaaccttttccttactccaaaaaaataataataaaagcaaaaaagaacacccaaaactttccatcctctccatcccaccctatttgcaACTTGctctttatatttaataatatattttcaagaTCTAGTTacctcagtctttttttttttatgatcaattgatttttttttattaaattcagttttattgaaatacattcacacaccatacaatcatccatggtatacaatccactgtccacagtatgataacatagttatgcgttcatcaccacaatctatctctgaac encodes the following:
- the KIF18B gene encoding LOW QUALITY PROTEIN: kinesin-like protein KIF18B (The sequence of the model RefSeq protein was modified relative to this genomic sequence to represent the inferred CDS: deleted 1 base in 1 codon; substituted 2 bases at 2 genomic stop codons); protein product: MVIAVEDSVVQVVVRVRPPTPRELESQRRPVVQVVDERVLVFDPEEPDVGFPGLKWGSTHDGPKKKGKDLKFVFDRVFGEAATQQDVFQHTTCRILDSFLQGYNCSVFRLRGHRGRRRHTTMLGREGDTRHHVTXPPMELYRRLEACQEEKRFEVLISYQEVYNEQIHDLLEPKGPLAIREDPDRGVVVQGLSFHQPTSAEQLLEMLTRGNRNRTQHPTDANATSSRSHAIFQIFVKQQDRVPGLTQALQVAKMSLIDLAGSERASSTHAKGERLREGANINRSLLALINVLNALADAKGRKSHVPYRDSKLTRLLKDSLGGNCRTVMVAAVSPSSLAYEDTYNTLKYADRAKEIRLSVXATCSAMDCHISQYATICQQLQAEGQGSEGLDFLPFQVAAPEGEAPSVRGRSPGHHNRPSHNPPNRAFQQPHQPCTPEFHPGSGVLEESLGAEAQVEKVVEEKCPAWEQPPKDKAEGPAEEVPMQVPEQNLRHPPAGASGPTLQPKPAMGSLSPQELGRDRSQQLALKVLCLAQRQYSLLQAANLLTPDMITEFEALQQLVREGKTEPEAEASEAPGPASRAPPAPELCPESKSPGYSGPVTRTMAKQWSDLMPTLGIPPRPDRTVAQASRGPTAKKRRRRLSPSRPDHPPAPKPVTKHQRQSFLPCLERGSLPEAQPSMGPSTPQGGRTPSLCHSPRFCPVTVIKSQVPLGPSAMQNCSTPLALPARDLNATFDLSEEPPSKLGFHERIDWENAPQELNRLDQPLFPRGPMLLFTMKGPQPASFLPGISACKKRRIGSASVSRSRRVARGHSRIARLPSSTLKRPAGPLQSQSPP